From the genome of Carettochelys insculpta isolate YL-2023 chromosome 12, ASM3395843v1, whole genome shotgun sequence, one region includes:
- the SERF2 gene encoding small EDRK-rich factor 2 isoform X1, whose amino-acid sequence MTRGNQRELARQKNMKKQTDSGKGKRRDDGLSAAARKQRDSEIMQQKQKKANEKKEQPK is encoded by the exons ATGACCC GCGGTAACCAGCGCGAACTGGCCCGTCAGAAGAACATGAAGAAGCAGACTGATTCGGGCAAGGGCAAGCGACGGGATGACGGCCTGTCTGCTGCTGCCCGGAAGCAGAG AGACTCTGAGATAATGCAACAGAAGCAGAAGAAGGCCAATGAGAAGAAGGAACAACCAAAATAA
- the SERF2 gene encoding small EDRK-rich factor 2 isoform X2 — protein MKKQTDSGKGKRRDDGLSAAARKQRDSEIMQQKQKKANEKKEQPK, from the exons ATGAAGAAGCAGACTGATTCGGGCAAGGGCAAGCGACGGGATGACGGCCTGTCTGCTGCTGCCCGGAAGCAGAG AGACTCTGAGATAATGCAACAGAAGCAGAAGAAGGCCAATGAGAAGAAGGAACAACCAAAATAA
- the LOC142019704 gene encoding peptidyl-prolyl cis-trans isomerase FKBP8-like isoform X3 gives MGGARQPPERAGAGDQAQRAPQQPGGGRAVTFLLPHTTMEAPLPREEEQFRRRLARLLRPGPGRFRGLFAAAGWADLTVDGLLRKRLVRAGQGEARRPQPGQEVTVQLLGVLEDGSLVEKDPKLTFTLEHGDVIQALELGVQSMQLGEMSFLLTGFLYAYGQLGRNPDIPSGASLLYEVTLLQIQDSPHPGLLPPSVRISLSKQKRERGNFHFEREEFQQAVRSYQLALSILDSPGAVPPSPEEEEELQEHQVKCLNNCAAAQLRLQLFEEVLASCNAVLCIDPNNVKALYRKGKLLSERGEDKEAMNTLKRALQLEPTTKVTPWKLLFGAVAVALGSTVTSIFLTTQS, from the exons atGGGGGGAGCCCGGCAGCCCCCGgagcgggccggggccggggacCAGGCCCAGCGCGCCCCGCAGCAGCCGGGCGGCGGGCGAGCGGTCACCTTCCTGCTGCCGCACACCACCATGGAGGCGCCGCTGCCCCGCGAGGAGGAGCAGTTCCGCCGCCGGCTGGCGCGCCTGCTgcggccggggccgggccgcTTCCGGGGGCTGTTCGCGGCCGCTGGCTGGGCGGACCTGACAG TGGACGGGCTCCTGCGCAAGCGGCTGGTGAGAGCAGGCCAAGGAGAGGCACGTcggccccagccaggccaggaggtgaccgtgcagctgctgggggtcctggaGGATGGCAGCCTGGTGGAGAAGGACCCGAAGCTGACTTTCACCCTGGAGCACGGGGATGTCATACAG GCTCTGGAGCTTGGGGTTCAGTCCATGCAGCTAGGAGAGATGTCCTTCCTTCTCACAGGCTTCCTGTATGCCTACGGCCAGCTGGGCAG GAACCCCGATATCCCCTCAGGTGCCTCATTACTGTATGAGGTGACCCTGCTGCAGATTCAGGACagtccccacccagggctcctgccaccctCTGTGCGCATCAGTCTCAGCAAGCAGAAGAGGGAGCGGGGGAACTTCCACTTTGAGCGGGAGGAGTTCCAGCAGGCCGTGCGCTCctaccagctggctctcagcatccTGGACTCACCTGGGGCAG TCCCGCCAagcccagaggaggaagaggaactgCAAGAGCATCAAGTGAAGTGTCTCAATAACTGTGCGGCtgcccagctgaggctgcagctgttTGAGGAGGTGCTGGCATCGTGCAATGCAGTACTGTGCATCGACCCCAACAATGTGAAGGCTCTCTACAGGAAAGGCAAG CTGTTGTCAGAACGCGGTGAGGACAAAGAAGCCATGAACACCCTGAAGAGAGCCCTCCAGCTGGAGCCCACCACAAAG GTCACCCCCTGGAAGCTGCTTTTTGGtgctgtggcagtggctctgggcaGCACGGTGACCTCCATCTTCCTGACAACACAGAGCTGA
- the LOC142019704 gene encoding peptidyl-prolyl cis-trans isomerase FKBP8-like isoform X1 yields MGGARQPPERAGAGDQAQRAPQQPGGGRAVTFLLPHTTMEAPLPREEEQFRRRLARLLRPGPGRFRGLFAAAGWADLTVDGLLRKRLVRAGQGEARRPQPGQEVTVQLLGVLEDGSLVEKDPKLTFTLEHGDVIQALELGVQSMQLGEMSFLLTGFLYAYGQLGRNPDIPSGASLLYEVTLLQIQDSPHPGLLPPSVRISLSKQKRERGNFHFEREEFQQAVRSYQLALSILDSPGAVPPSPEEEEELQEHQVKCLNNCAAAQLRLQLFEEVLASCNAVLCIDPNNVKALYRKGKLLSERGEDKEAMNTLKRALQLEPTTKAIHAELSKLAKRQKGQPEPPIPAAMDKLSIQDPLVQAAVDQSTWVTPWKLLFGAVAVALGSTVTSIFLTTQS; encoded by the exons atGGGGGGAGCCCGGCAGCCCCCGgagcgggccggggccggggacCAGGCCCAGCGCGCCCCGCAGCAGCCGGGCGGCGGGCGAGCGGTCACCTTCCTGCTGCCGCACACCACCATGGAGGCGCCGCTGCCCCGCGAGGAGGAGCAGTTCCGCCGCCGGCTGGCGCGCCTGCTgcggccggggccgggccgcTTCCGGGGGCTGTTCGCGGCCGCTGGCTGGGCGGACCTGACAG TGGACGGGCTCCTGCGCAAGCGGCTGGTGAGAGCAGGCCAAGGAGAGGCACGTcggccccagccaggccaggaggtgaccgtgcagctgctgggggtcctggaGGATGGCAGCCTGGTGGAGAAGGACCCGAAGCTGACTTTCACCCTGGAGCACGGGGATGTCATACAG GCTCTGGAGCTTGGGGTTCAGTCCATGCAGCTAGGAGAGATGTCCTTCCTTCTCACAGGCTTCCTGTATGCCTACGGCCAGCTGGGCAG GAACCCCGATATCCCCTCAGGTGCCTCATTACTGTATGAGGTGACCCTGCTGCAGATTCAGGACagtccccacccagggctcctgccaccctCTGTGCGCATCAGTCTCAGCAAGCAGAAGAGGGAGCGGGGGAACTTCCACTTTGAGCGGGAGGAGTTCCAGCAGGCCGTGCGCTCctaccagctggctctcagcatccTGGACTCACCTGGGGCAG TCCCGCCAagcccagaggaggaagaggaactgCAAGAGCATCAAGTGAAGTGTCTCAATAACTGTGCGGCtgcccagctgaggctgcagctgttTGAGGAGGTGCTGGCATCGTGCAATGCAGTACTGTGCATCGACCCCAACAATGTGAAGGCTCTCTACAGGAAAGGCAAG CTGTTGTCAGAACGCGGTGAGGACAAAGAAGCCATGAACACCCTGAAGAGAGCCCTCCAGCTGGAGCCCACCACAAAG GCAATTCACGCTGAGCTCTCAAAGCTAGCAAAGCGTCAGAAAGGGCAGCCCGAGCCCCCTATCCCCGCAGCCATGGACAAGCTCAGCATTCAGGATCCTctggtgcaggcagcagtggacCAGAGCACCTGG GTCACCCCCTGGAAGCTGCTTTTTGGtgctgtggcagtggctctgggcaGCACGGTGACCTCCATCTTCCTGACAACACAGAGCTGA
- the LOC142019704 gene encoding peptidyl-prolyl cis-trans isomerase FKBP8-like isoform X2, whose amino-acid sequence MGGARQPPERAGAGDQAQRAPQQPGGGRAVTFLLPHTTMEAPLPREEEQFRRRLARLLRPGPGRFRGLFAAAGWADLTVDGLLRKRLVRAGQGEARRPQPGQEVTVQLLGVLEDGSLVEKDPKLTFTLEHGDVIQALELGVQSMQLGEMSFLLTGFLYAYGQLGRNPDIPSGASLLYEVTLLQIQDSPHPGLLPPSVRISLSKQKRERGNFHFEREEFQQAVRSYQLALSILDSPGAVPPSPEEEEELQEHQVKCLNNCAAAQLRLQLFEEVLASCNAVLCIDPNNVKALYRKGKLLSERGEDKEAMNTLKRALQLEPTTKAIHAELSKLAKRQKGQPEPPIPAAMDKLSIQDPLVQAAVDQSTWMDPHCPQLFNDTS is encoded by the exons atGGGGGGAGCCCGGCAGCCCCCGgagcgggccggggccggggacCAGGCCCAGCGCGCCCCGCAGCAGCCGGGCGGCGGGCGAGCGGTCACCTTCCTGCTGCCGCACACCACCATGGAGGCGCCGCTGCCCCGCGAGGAGGAGCAGTTCCGCCGCCGGCTGGCGCGCCTGCTgcggccggggccgggccgcTTCCGGGGGCTGTTCGCGGCCGCTGGCTGGGCGGACCTGACAG TGGACGGGCTCCTGCGCAAGCGGCTGGTGAGAGCAGGCCAAGGAGAGGCACGTcggccccagccaggccaggaggtgaccgtgcagctgctgggggtcctggaGGATGGCAGCCTGGTGGAGAAGGACCCGAAGCTGACTTTCACCCTGGAGCACGGGGATGTCATACAG GCTCTGGAGCTTGGGGTTCAGTCCATGCAGCTAGGAGAGATGTCCTTCCTTCTCACAGGCTTCCTGTATGCCTACGGCCAGCTGGGCAG GAACCCCGATATCCCCTCAGGTGCCTCATTACTGTATGAGGTGACCCTGCTGCAGATTCAGGACagtccccacccagggctcctgccaccctCTGTGCGCATCAGTCTCAGCAAGCAGAAGAGGGAGCGGGGGAACTTCCACTTTGAGCGGGAGGAGTTCCAGCAGGCCGTGCGCTCctaccagctggctctcagcatccTGGACTCACCTGGGGCAG TCCCGCCAagcccagaggaggaagaggaactgCAAGAGCATCAAGTGAAGTGTCTCAATAACTGTGCGGCtgcccagctgaggctgcagctgttTGAGGAGGTGCTGGCATCGTGCAATGCAGTACTGTGCATCGACCCCAACAATGTGAAGGCTCTCTACAGGAAAGGCAAG CTGTTGTCAGAACGCGGTGAGGACAAAGAAGCCATGAACACCCTGAAGAGAGCCCTCCAGCTGGAGCCCACCACAAAG GCAATTCACGCTGAGCTCTCAAAGCTAGCAAAGCGTCAGAAAGGGCAGCCCGAGCCCCCTATCCCCGCAGCCATGGACAAGCTCAGCATTCAGGATCCTctggtgcaggcagcagtggacCAGAGCACCTGG ATGGACCCCCATTGCCCGCAGCTGTTTAACGACACTAGCTGA
- the ELL3 gene encoding RNA polymerase II elongation factor ELL3 isoform X1 — protein sequence MPRPRAELSGRLRYRGGFRGLRLSLLHLRLTDPALRALRDYQRLQQGSAQPVIAFQGSQGYIKIPRVLGGSGEGAHLFTFYLSRYSRDKPQASFECIRQYVSRLGQNQLDCVGSIQEKITICATDDSYQLTRERVSQAEKAAWSRAAIEIKPAAPGHGKCVAVPKKLGKSPAGGPAPGGGICSFPGPDCRVLEKCLMQLLALRPHCKHALLERLDRVQVSPKDRTQLLPLLEEVGQRDAGESSYSLKEELFGQVQEGWLGYTAEERQHIRQLLQRKQAHGAEARPFLGPLECPSCQRASRRPLGGKRLALLDASDTSRLERPCPPETPSGSLGCHRGLPDPGLEQPRAQSWLARPRVGTELQSSEEEPSEGEAGDDWEEAALRLEQHLSGLQESSSRASPPASFVELPDYCRKYRAICSLEQQQAYVEAFSSDYAEYRRLHARIGHVSRTFIQLGAKIKRLRQGTQEHKAVEDRIVQEYRRFKQTYPSYSKEKDRCEYLHQKLSHIKGLILEFEKTGAA from the exons ATGCCGCGGCCGCGGGCGGAGCTGTCCGGGCGGCTCCGGTACCGGGGTGGCTTCCGCGGGCTGCGGCTCAGCCTCCTGCACCTGAGACTCACCGACCCGGCGCTGCGGGCGCTACGGGACTATcagcggctgcag cagggctctgcccagcccgTGATCGCCttccaggggagccagggg TACATCAAGATCCCCCGCGTGCTGGGCGGCTCTGGGGAAGGAGCCCACCTCTTCACCTTCTACCTGTCCCGCTACAGCAGGGACAAGCCTCAGGCCAGCTTCGAATGCATCCGGCAGTACGTCTCCAG GCTGGGTCAGAACCAGCTGGACTGTGTGGGCAGCATCCAGGAGAAAATCACCATCTGTGCCACGGATGACTCATACCAGCTGACGCGGGAACGTGTGTCCCAGGCTGAGAAGGCAGCATGGAGCAGAGCTGCCATCGAGATCAAGCCAGCAGCTCCAGGTCATG GTAAATGTGTTGCTGTCCCGAAGAAGCTGGGGAagagccctgctgggggccctgctccAGGGGGTGGGATATGCAGCTTCCCGGGGCCAGATTGCAGGGTTCTTGAAAAATGCCTGATGCAGCTTCTGGCCCTGCGGCCCCACTGCAAACATGCACTCCTGGAGCGCCTGGACAGGGTGCAGGTCAGCCCGAAGGACAGGACTCAACTGCTGCCCCTGCTAGAGGAg GTGGGGCAGCGGGACGCCGGGGAGAGCAGCTACAGCCTGAAGGAGGAGCTCTTTGGGCAggtgcaggagggctggctgggctaCACGGCTGAGGAGCGGCAGCAcatcaggcagctgctgcagag GAAACAGGCCCATGGAGCTGAGGCCAGGCCCTTCTTGGGGCCTCTGGAGTGCCCCTCTTGCCAACGTGCCAGCAGAAGGCCCTTGGGTGGG AAGCGGCTGGCACTGCTGGATGCCTCAGACACAAGCAGGCTGGAGAGACCCTGTCCCCCAGAGACTCCCTCTGGCTCCCTGGGGTGCCACCGCGGCCTGCCCGATCCAGGTCTGGAGCAACCGAGAGCCCAGAGCTGGCTTGCCAGGCCCCGAGTGGGCACGGAGCTGcagagctctgaggaggagcccagcgagggggaggcaggggatgaCTGGGAAGAGGCAGCTCTGCGCCTGGAGCAGCACCTCTCTGGCCTGCAAG AAAGCAGTTCCCGGGCAAGCCCCCCGGCCTCCTTTGTTGAGCTCCCGGATTACTGCCG GAAATACAGAGCCATCTGCTCACTGGAGCAGCAGCAAGCCTACGTGGAGGCGTTCAGCTCCGATTACGCGGAGTACAGGCGCCTCCACGCCAGGATCGGGCACGTCAGCAGGACATTCATCCAGCTGGGAGCCAAGATTAAAAGGCTGCGGCAGGGGACACAGGAGCACAag GCGGTGGAAGACAGAATCGTACAGGAATACCGGCGGTTTAAGCAG ACCTACCCCAGCTACAGCAAGGAGAAGGACCGGTGTGAGTATCTTCACCAAAAGCTATCCCACATcaagggcctgatcttggagTTTGAGAAGACGGGGGCTGCCTAG
- the ELL3 gene encoding RNA polymerase II elongation factor ELL3 isoform X2: MPRPRAELSGRLRYRGGFRGLRLSLLHLRLTDPALRALRDYQRLQGSAQPVIAFQGSQGYIKIPRVLGGSGEGAHLFTFYLSRYSRDKPQASFECIRQYVSRLGQNQLDCVGSIQEKITICATDDSYQLTRERVSQAEKAAWSRAAIEIKPAAPGHGKCVAVPKKLGKSPAGGPAPGGGICSFPGPDCRVLEKCLMQLLALRPHCKHALLERLDRVQVSPKDRTQLLPLLEEVGQRDAGESSYSLKEELFGQVQEGWLGYTAEERQHIRQLLQRKQAHGAEARPFLGPLECPSCQRASRRPLGGKRLALLDASDTSRLERPCPPETPSGSLGCHRGLPDPGLEQPRAQSWLARPRVGTELQSSEEEPSEGEAGDDWEEAALRLEQHLSGLQESSSRASPPASFVELPDYCRKYRAICSLEQQQAYVEAFSSDYAEYRRLHARIGHVSRTFIQLGAKIKRLRQGTQEHKAVEDRIVQEYRRFKQTYPSYSKEKDRCEYLHQKLSHIKGLILEFEKTGAA; the protein is encoded by the exons ATGCCGCGGCCGCGGGCGGAGCTGTCCGGGCGGCTCCGGTACCGGGGTGGCTTCCGCGGGCTGCGGCTCAGCCTCCTGCACCTGAGACTCACCGACCCGGCGCTGCGGGCGCTACGGGACTATcagcggctgcag ggctctgcccagcccgTGATCGCCttccaggggagccagggg TACATCAAGATCCCCCGCGTGCTGGGCGGCTCTGGGGAAGGAGCCCACCTCTTCACCTTCTACCTGTCCCGCTACAGCAGGGACAAGCCTCAGGCCAGCTTCGAATGCATCCGGCAGTACGTCTCCAG GCTGGGTCAGAACCAGCTGGACTGTGTGGGCAGCATCCAGGAGAAAATCACCATCTGTGCCACGGATGACTCATACCAGCTGACGCGGGAACGTGTGTCCCAGGCTGAGAAGGCAGCATGGAGCAGAGCTGCCATCGAGATCAAGCCAGCAGCTCCAGGTCATG GTAAATGTGTTGCTGTCCCGAAGAAGCTGGGGAagagccctgctgggggccctgctccAGGGGGTGGGATATGCAGCTTCCCGGGGCCAGATTGCAGGGTTCTTGAAAAATGCCTGATGCAGCTTCTGGCCCTGCGGCCCCACTGCAAACATGCACTCCTGGAGCGCCTGGACAGGGTGCAGGTCAGCCCGAAGGACAGGACTCAACTGCTGCCCCTGCTAGAGGAg GTGGGGCAGCGGGACGCCGGGGAGAGCAGCTACAGCCTGAAGGAGGAGCTCTTTGGGCAggtgcaggagggctggctgggctaCACGGCTGAGGAGCGGCAGCAcatcaggcagctgctgcagag GAAACAGGCCCATGGAGCTGAGGCCAGGCCCTTCTTGGGGCCTCTGGAGTGCCCCTCTTGCCAACGTGCCAGCAGAAGGCCCTTGGGTGGG AAGCGGCTGGCACTGCTGGATGCCTCAGACACAAGCAGGCTGGAGAGACCCTGTCCCCCAGAGACTCCCTCTGGCTCCCTGGGGTGCCACCGCGGCCTGCCCGATCCAGGTCTGGAGCAACCGAGAGCCCAGAGCTGGCTTGCCAGGCCCCGAGTGGGCACGGAGCTGcagagctctgaggaggagcccagcgagggggaggcaggggatgaCTGGGAAGAGGCAGCTCTGCGCCTGGAGCAGCACCTCTCTGGCCTGCAAG AAAGCAGTTCCCGGGCAAGCCCCCCGGCCTCCTTTGTTGAGCTCCCGGATTACTGCCG GAAATACAGAGCCATCTGCTCACTGGAGCAGCAGCAAGCCTACGTGGAGGCGTTCAGCTCCGATTACGCGGAGTACAGGCGCCTCCACGCCAGGATCGGGCACGTCAGCAGGACATTCATCCAGCTGGGAGCCAAGATTAAAAGGCTGCGGCAGGGGACACAGGAGCACAag GCGGTGGAAGACAGAATCGTACAGGAATACCGGCGGTTTAAGCAG ACCTACCCCAGCTACAGCAAGGAGAAGGACCGGTGTGAGTATCTTCACCAAAAGCTATCCCACATcaagggcctgatcttggagTTTGAGAAGACGGGGGCTGCCTAG